The sequence GGAGCCCAAAAACCTCCCGCACGTTGTGGAGATGGCGCTCCAGGTTGACGAAGCCGGCCTCCAAGGCGGCCAGGTTTTCCTTCGACAGGTCCTTGGCCGCGAGCCCGCCATGGGACTTGAGCGCCCGCACGGTGGCCACCAGCACGACCGCGTCCGGTTGCAGGCCGGCCTTGCGGCATTTGATGTCGATGAATTTCTCGGCCCCCAGATCGGCGCCGAAGCCGGCCTCGGTGACTACGATGTCAGCCAGTTTGAGGGCAGTCCGGGTGGCGATGACCGTATTGCAGCCATGGGCGATGTTGGCGAACGGGCCGCCGTGGACGAACACCGGATTGTGCTCCAGGGTTTGCACCAGATTCGGCCGCAGGGACTCCTTCAGCAGGGCGGCCATGGCACCGTGGGCGTTCAGGTCGCGGGCCAGGACCGGCCGGTCGTCGGCACCCGGCCCCACCAGGATGTTGCCCAGCCGTTCCTTCAACTCCTTCAGGGAGTTGGATAGGCAGAGGATGGCCATGACCTCGGACGCCGCAATGATGTCGAAGCCATCCTGGCGCGGGAAACCGTTGGCGGTGCCACCTAGGCCCACCACGATCTCCCGCAGCGCCCGGTCGTTCATGTCCATGACCCGCTTCCAGCGGATCCGGCGCAGATCGAGCCCCAGCCGGTTGCCGTGGTGGATATGGTTGTCGACCATGGCCGCTAGGAGGTTGTGGGCCACGCCGACGGCATGGAAGTCGCCGGTGAAATGCAGGTTGATGTCTTCCATCGGCACTACCTGCGCATAACCGCCGCCAGCGGCCCCGCCCTTGACGCCGAAGCAGGGGCCCAAGGCGGGTTCGCGCAGGCAGATCATGGCCTTTCTGCCCAGGCGGTTAAGCGCATCACCGAGCCCCACGGTGGTGGTAGTCTTGCCTTCGCCGGCGGGGGTCGGGCTGATGGCGGTCACCAGCACCAGCTTGCCGTTCGGGCGCTCGCCCAGACTTTCGATATAGTCCAGGGACAGTTTGGCCTTGTAGCGACCGTAAGGGTCCAGATGCTCCTCCGGTATGCCAAGCCGATCCCGGGCCAAGTCGGTGATGGGCAGGAGTTTGGCGTTTTGGGCGATCTCGATGTCGGACATGGCATCTCCTGGGAGCTCGTTGGCCAGTTGCGCGGCGGCGAACGGGGCCACGGCTGGCGAAAAGATCGTCGAGGGCGGAATATTATCAAGTTGCCGATCGTAAATCAGCCGCGCCGAGCTCCGTGGCCCCTCATTCGGACCCGACCTCGAGCCGAGCGGGCGTTTTGCTGGTCTAATCCGGCAGCGCCGGGGGACCTAAGCACGGTGCGGCCTTGGCCGCGGAGGAAGGGGTGCGGTTTAGTCCCAGGCGGCTCGGGCGGGTCTTCCGCCCCCGCGGCAGCCCATCGCGATCGCGCGGGCTGGCCCGGCACCCGGTTCACTACTCGAGGAGTCATCATGCCGAACGACACAGTACGCCTTTGGTGGCATTGCATCCGCCGGGTGCTGGCGGTCCTTCGCCGGCCGGGCGGCCCCCAGGCCCTGGCGCGCCACTTGGACGCCTTGGAGCGGGAGATGCGGGCCACGGCGAGCCCACTCCGCTACTGCACGGAATGCGGCTCCACCGACTTCGAGCCGACCGCGACCCGGGCCGACCATGGTCGGGTACGGATTCTCAAGCTGCGCTGCCGCGCCTGCGGCCACATTGACCCCTACTGAGGGCTCGGGGATGGCTCCCGGACCCAATACCCCGGGTGCTAGAGGCGGTCTCAGTACGCGTCGTCGTGGTGAGGCGCTTCGATCTTGGAAAGGTCGAGATTCACGATGGTAGTGGCGCGGTCCGGGGCTACGACGAGGCGGCCGACCACGTCGCCCTCCCCTTCCCGGACGATGCGGATCAAGTAGGCACCGGGCGCCACGTCCCGGAACCAGTACTGGGCAGCATCGTCGGTGGTGGTCTCGCGGGGGGGTTGGGTCCCGAGGATCAAGCGGGTGCGCGGGTACAGGCGCCCGCGCAGGGTGTCGTAAACCTTGCCGTAGATGGCAGCTGCCCCGGCCGGCTCGGCGAGCGCCAGGGCGGTCAGGGCGATGACTGCGCTTACGAGTTTTCGATACGGTTTGAGAGTCATTGGGAGAGCTCAAAAACGATCACGCCGGGCGCTCCCCCGGGGCATGCCCCGGGTGGATGGTGGCCGCCATCACCAACCCGCCAGGAAATTCCCGGAAGGTACCCGGTTCACGCCGGGCAGGTCTTGCCGGTCGTCGGCCTGCTTGATCGACTTCGTGCCCTTCAGCACCGCGGCAATCCGGGCATGGACGTCGGAGTTCTCGTACACGCCACCGAACAGTTCGGCGCCCGGACCCGAGGCACTCAGCGGCACGTCCTCGCCAGAATGGGGCGCGACGCTGCTGTTCTCGGTCTTGGCTGCACTGCCCACCACCGGCTTAGTGGGCATGTTGCCGGTCATCAACAGCCCGTTGGGGTCGCGGTTGGGGTTGGGCAAGGCCGGAGAGACCGCGGCCGCCGGATCGAGGGGTTGGTAGTTGGTCAGGAAATCCTGGCTGTAGGTCGGCCGCCCGCCGTCCTCGATCATCAGCTTGACGGTCGGGTCCGGATCGTCCGGAAAACCGTCCTGGTTGGCATCGGTGTAGGTGGGGAAGGTGCCATCGTTGAAGGTGCCGATGGCATCCTGCAACAGGCAGGGCCGGTTGGCGTCGGCGCTGGTGCCGAGGGTGATGGGGTAGGCCGGTTTGCCGCCCACGGTGTTGGTGGTGAAGCAACCGCCCGCTTGGGTGGCGCCACCCGCGGCAATGGAACTCGGCAGGGTGACGCCGATGATGGTCTCTGGCTGGGCGTGGTCGGCGCTGACCAGGGTGAGGGTCCGGCGATCCTTGGCCACGTTCTGCAGCACCCAACCTAAGGTACCGTCCAGCTCCAGGGCTTCATAGACCACCCGCTCGTATTCCAACGGATGGGCCAATTTATCGATCTGCGATTGCTCCACCATCAGGATCCAACCGCCGTTCTTGCCTGCCAAGGTATTCAACACTTTGACCGCCTTCTGCACCGATTCCAGCTTGGACGGCACCTTCTTGAAGCAGTCGGAGATCAGGGCGCCACAATCGGTCCCCTGGGGCGGCGCCACGTTCTGGGCGATTTCTGGGTCGCCCGCGGTCTTGCCGCGGATGGTGGCCTGGCCGCGGGCCACCAGCCGGTCGAGCACCCCCGGGATGTTGTCGGTGCCCAAGGCGCCGGCCGCAGGTCGGAACTCCCCGGTAAAGATGCCCAACAGCGGCTTATCGTCGGGGGCGGCGTTCAATTCGTCGAGGTTCCGCACCACCGTGTAGCCTTGAGTTCGGGCGTACTCGAACAGATCCTTGTCGGTGCGCCCGACCACCGTGGCTTTGCCGCCGGAGCAACCGACGGTGCTGGAATATTGATAGAAGGTGTTGAGCTGGTTTTTGTCGCCCGGAGTGGGCCCGTTGCAGGGAGTGCCCGCTTTAGCAGCATTGGCGTCCAGGATCCAGTCCCGAGCGCCGCCACCGATGATGACGTCGAGCGGCTGGGTCAGTTCGGCGAGAGCGGCATAGCCGGTCTTGGGCTGGGCCGTGCCATCCTCGTAGTAGTCCAGGAACTGCTGGGCGATGGCGGTGCGGTTGCTGCGGGCGCGGGTATGGGCCGCTTCCGCGGCGGGGGTGGCGTCGGTCACGAAGGCATCGGTGACTACCCCGGTCTTCCAGCCGTGAACGCGTTTCATGAATTCCCACAGGGTCTCGATGCGTGGGTTATCGAGGCTGTTCTCGGGGGTGTTGTCCACCGAGACGTTAAGCGCATTGTTGGCCTGCTTCATGCCAGTGACGTAGTTGGCCATGCCCGGCGCGGAGTCGGTGATCACGCTGTCGAAGGAAGCGGTTTGTACCAACCCATACTCGTCCATCAGGTCCATGTTGAGCTTGCCCTGGGTCCGGCCTTCAACGATGCGTTTGCTGTAGATGCGCGCCGCGCTGCGGATCGGCAGGCCCATGGCATCGCCGAGGAAGAACACCACGTGCTTCAGCTTGGGCTTGGTCTTGAGCGGTGAATCGGCGACCCGGTAGGTGTTCTTGATGGTGTAGGGGGAGCCGTCCACCGTGACGGTAGCCTCGACCGTATAGGTGCCGGGCTTGGCGAAGTACAGATTGCGGGCGGTGGCGCCATACAGCGTGTTGGCGGCCGGAGTCCCGCTCTCGAGGCCGCTGCCCTGAGTATTGATCTTGTCGTTGAACGCCTTGGTGATGTCCTTGCCGTTGACGGTCAATTTACTCAGGCTTGGGGCCGTCTTGGCGGGGATCTGGGTTTCAACCCGAAGATCGAAACGTTGGCCGGCGATCAGCAGGGTATCCGTGGGCGGCATGATCCTGAGGCCGGTGGTGGGTTCGGCATTGGTGGGGTTGTCGGACAGCAGACCGCCGTTCACGACCGGATCGATACTGTTGCGCTTGGAGAGATCACTGAAGTAGGCTGCATCGTCATCGGGACCCGCGGCGGCTGGTTGGACGCCGGAACCGAGCAAAGCGGCAACGGCGAGGGAAAGCAGGTGCCTCTTCGATGGGGGATGTTGTGCGCGCATGGGAACTCCGCAAGGTGCTGAGTGGATTGTTGTGGAAGCGGAGTTAATCAGATAGGTTTTACCCTTTCGTTAAAAAGCGTCTTTCGGGCGAACAGGGTGCCGCGACCCAGGACCGATCGGGACCGGAGTCCGCTGCCCCACGAACCCACTGGTCAGACAAGGCAGCCAAACGGCGCTGGCCCGCTCACGCGGTCATGGCGCCCGGCATTTCTCGTCATTGCAAACAAACATGAAGCTCGCTTCCATCCTCGCACGCCACTCCCGACTCGGGTTTTGGGCCGTGATCTTGTTTGCCGGCAATCAAGTCCTCGAGGGCGTGCTGATCGCGCTCGGCAATGGCAGCTATTCCCGCTTGTGTTATTGGGACTGCACCTGGTATTCCAGCATTGTCGCCCATGGCTACGATTTCGAGCCGCGCGGTCATGACCAGGGGGACGCCGCCAACTGGGCGTTCTTCCCGCTGCTGCCGCTCTTGGCGGCGGGAATTCACGGGGCCACCGGGCTGTTGCCGCCCACGTCGCTCATCCTGTCGGGGAAATTGTGCTTTCTGCTGTCGATCTTCGCCTTCATGAAGTTCACCCAGGCCTATGGGGCCAAGGTCCCGCCGATCGTGGCCGGAGCTCTGGTCGCCTTCAGTCCCTATGCCATTTATGGCAGTACTGGCTATACCGAGCCGCTGTTCCTGCTCCTAACCTGCCTTTCCTTTTACCTTTGGAAGACAAAACGCTATGTGGCCAGCGGGCTTGGAGGCGCGGGCTTGAGCGGCGTCCGCCTGGTGGGCGGTTTTTTCGCCCTTTCTCTGCTGGTTGGGGGTTTCAGGGAAAGGCTGTGGGGTGCGGAGGCTGCCCGGTCCCGTTTCCTGCTGGGCCTATTCTTAGCCCCCCTGGGTGTGGCTTTGTTCATGACCTATCTTTACTTTTGGATGGGTGATGCGCTGAGCTTCGTCCATGTCATGAAGGCTTGGGGAAGAATACCCGGAAACCCGCTGTCGCACCTGCTCGCGTACCTACAGGGAGACGGACTAGCCCGGCTGTGGGCGGTGATGGTTCTCCTGGCATTCGCGCTGATCGGCCGTCTTATCCGGGACCGACGCTACGAACTTGCGGCCTTTTCGCTGCCCGCCACCCTGCTCCCCCTGTCCACAGGCCTGGTGTCCATGCCGAGATACCTGTGGTGGCAAGCACCCTTGCTGCTCGCCCTGGCCGAAACGCTGAGGGAGACGAAACTATGGCCGCTCTATGTGCCCATCGCTGTGCTCGGCCTAACGTGGATGTATCACGCCTGGATGGCCGGAAAGAGTTTCGTCATATGATGGGTTCGCGGGCGCTCTACCACTCGCTGGTGATTCTGCTCGGCGCCTACTACCTGGCGGTATTGGCCATGGCCCTGAACCCCAGGGTGAGCGAGTGGTATCGACGCTATTATCTTTCCGGCGAAACCGATTTGACGCCAACCGCCATCGCCCGGCTCGCCCCGATCACGCCGGGCGCGGTCCTCTCCTTCCGGAGCGAAATCCTCGGCTTCGACGGATGGGCCGCTCCCAAGAAGGCGCGCTGGTCCCTCGGCACCCAGCCCCGGATCGTGTTCCAGGTGGCGGAGGGCGATGGGCGCCGACTTTCGGGTCACCTGCGGCTGGAATTCAATACCCTCGGCACCCAACGGGTGCAGATCGCCCTCAACGGCACGCCCATCCATGACCATACCTACACCTGCCCGCCGCAGGGGGAGTCGATCACGTTCTGCCCGGTGACCGCTGACATTCGCTTCCCGCCCAGCCTGGTCATGCCCGGGCAGAACGACTTGGGTTTCCACCTCCCTGATGCCCGCCTGGTACCGGTAGATGGACGTGTGCTGGCCATCGCGTTCAAATCCCTGACCTTAGACTAAAGGATCCCGCGGCGCGGACCGCTGGGCTACGGATTTGAAGTCATCGATTTATCCCAATTTCGCGATATCTTTACCTCCCCATGGGAGGCTATCATTGTTTCTTCTTTCCGAGCTTTCAGAAATCCCGCTGCCACGTGATATGAACCACCGCCTGAGATCGGAAACGCGCCTGCCTATTCCGGGCGCCCCCGGCGCAAGGAAAGGCGATCAATTGGGATTCGTCCTCGAAATCAGCCAGGACGGCGCGGGGTCGAATCCTCCCGGGCCGATCCCCGCTTCGAGGCCCGTTTTCCGTGACGAACCCTCTTCGTGACATCCTAAGGAAGGAGGATCTATGAAGGCCCTGGTCACCGGTGCTACCGGCTTTATCGGCTCGGCCGTCGCGCGACGGCTGGTCGCCGAGCAAGTGGAGCTGCGCGTCCTCACCCGCCGCCACTCCGATCGGCGCAACTTGGTCGATCTCAAGGTGGAAATCGTCGAGGGCGATCTCACCGACGAGGCATCGCTGGCGCGCGCCTGCCGGGGCTGCGACGCCTTGTTCCATGTCGCCGCCGATTATCGGCTCTGGACGCCGTTCCCGAAGCACATGTACCGCACCAACGTCGAAGGAACCCGCGCCATCCTTAGGGCGGCCGCGGAGGCGGGGATCGCGCGGGTGGTGTACACGAGCAGCGTCGGCACCCTCGGGCTGCCCGCCGACGGCACCCCGGGCGACGAAGATACGCCGGTGACCCTGGCCGACATGATCGGCCACTACAAGCGGTCCAAGTTCATGGCCGAGGAAGTGGTTCGCGAGTTCGTCCGGGAGGGCTTGGCGGTGGTGACGGTCAATCCCTCGGCGCCGGTCGGGCCACGGGACATCAAACCCACACCCACTGGCCGCACGGTCCTCGATGCGGCCGCGGGCCGGATTCCGGCCTACGTGCAAACCGGTCTCAACATCGTGCACGTGGACGACGTCGCCACCGGCCATTGGCTGGCGTTCAAGCACGGCCGGGTCGGCGAACGCTACATTCTAGGCGGCACCGACATGACCCTGTGCGAGATCCTAGGCGAAATCGCCCGTCTGGTGGGCCGCAAACCGCCGACTCTGCGCTTGCCCCACAACCTGGTGCTGCCCATGGCGTACCTATCGGAAGCCTCAGCCTGGCTCACCGGCCGGGCGCCCGCGGCCACCGTCGAAGGGGTGCGGCTGTCCAAAAAAATGATGTTCTTCTCCAGCGCCAAGGCCGCCCGGGAACTCGGCTATACTGCACGGCCCGCGCGGGAAGCCTTGGCCGACGCGGTGTTTTGGTTTCACGAGAACGGCTACCTGGGGGACTTTCCAGCCGCGAAACAGCGCAAGATGGCGGTGTGACACCCGATGGGCGCCTCACTCCCTCGGCCCGACCGGGGGATCGCCCAGCTTCCGACGGAGCTGGTGGAATTCCACCCATTGCCAGGACGCTAAAGCCGGCAGCCCGATCACCAGTTCCCGGAAACGTTTAGCCAGGGACAGGGCGATGGCGGCCTCAGAAGGCAGGCCGATCAAGCCACCGATCAGGACCAGGCCGGTTTCCTGGACACCCAAGGCGCCCGGCACGAAGAATGCCAGATGCCGGATGGTCAGCCACAGGCTCTCTAGCATGATGGCGTTCGCCACCGTCACGGGCCAGTCAACGAGGTGCAGGATCAGCCAGGTCTCGAAGGCGCCCA is a genomic window of Candidatus Methylocalor cossyra containing:
- a CDS encoding formate--tetrahydrofolate ligase, encoding MSDIEIAQNAKLLPITDLARDRLGIPEEHLDPYGRYKAKLSLDYIESLGERPNGKLVLVTAISPTPAGEGKTTTTVGLGDALNRLGRKAMICLREPALGPCFGVKGGAAGGGYAQVVPMEDINLHFTGDFHAVGVAHNLLAAMVDNHIHHGNRLGLDLRRIRWKRVMDMNDRALREIVVGLGGTANGFPRQDGFDIIAASEVMAILCLSNSLKELKERLGNILVGPGADDRPVLARDLNAHGAMAALLKESLRPNLVQTLEHNPVFVHGGPFANIAHGCNTVIATRTALKLADIVVTEAGFGADLGAEKFIDIKCRKAGLQPDAVVLVATVRALKSHGGLAAKDLSKENLAALEAGFVNLERHLHNVREVFGLPCVVAINHFASDTEAELAWLRRRVEQSGAAAVLCRHWAEGGRGAEDLAREVIQLVEGGSSQFRFLYEERAPLWDKIETIATRLYGASGIAADDKVRRELEQLSERYGHYPVCIAKTQYSFSADPALKGAPSGHVLPIREVRPAHGAEFVVVVCGSMMTMPGLPKEPAAEHIDIDDRGRITGLF
- a CDS encoding carboxypeptidase-like regulatory domain-containing protein; the encoded protein is MTLKPYRKLVSAVIALTALALAEPAGAAAIYGKVYDTLRGRLYPRTRLILGTQPPRETTTDDAAQYWFRDVAPGAYLIRIVREGEGDVVGRLVVAPDRATTIVNLDLSKIEAPHHDDAY
- a CDS encoding alkaline phosphatase, producing the protein MRAQHPPSKRHLLSLAVAALLGSGVQPAAAGPDDDAAYFSDLSKRNSIDPVVNGGLLSDNPTNAEPTTGLRIMPPTDTLLIAGQRFDLRVETQIPAKTAPSLSKLTVNGKDITKAFNDKINTQGSGLESGTPAANTLYGATARNLYFAKPGTYTVEATVTVDGSPYTIKNTYRVADSPLKTKPKLKHVVFFLGDAMGLPIRSAARIYSKRIVEGRTQGKLNMDLMDEYGLVQTASFDSVITDSAPGMANYVTGMKQANNALNVSVDNTPENSLDNPRIETLWEFMKRVHGWKTGVVTDAFVTDATPAAEAAHTRARSNRTAIAQQFLDYYEDGTAQPKTGYAALAELTQPLDVIIGGGARDWILDANAAKAGTPCNGPTPGDKNQLNTFYQYSSTVGCSGGKATVVGRTDKDLFEYARTQGYTVVRNLDELNAAPDDKPLLGIFTGEFRPAAGALGTDNIPGVLDRLVARGQATIRGKTAGDPEIAQNVAPPQGTDCGALISDCFKKVPSKLESVQKAVKVLNTLAGKNGGWILMVEQSQIDKLAHPLEYERVVYEALELDGTLGWVLQNVAKDRRTLTLVSADHAQPETIIGVTLPSSIAAGGATQAGGCFTTNTVGGKPAYPITLGTSADANRPCLLQDAIGTFNDGTFPTYTDANQDGFPDDPDPTVKLMIEDGGRPTYSQDFLTNYQPLDPAAAVSPALPNPNRDPNGLLMTGNMPTKPVVGSAAKTENSSVAPHSGEDVPLSASGPGAELFGGVYENSDVHARIAAVLKGTKSIKQADDRQDLPGVNRVPSGNFLAGW
- the hpnA gene encoding hopanoid-associated sugar epimerase translates to MKALVTGATGFIGSAVARRLVAEQVELRVLTRRHSDRRNLVDLKVEIVEGDLTDEASLARACRGCDALFHVAADYRLWTPFPKHMYRTNVEGTRAILRAAAEAGIARVVYTSSVGTLGLPADGTPGDEDTPVTLADMIGHYKRSKFMAEEVVREFVREGLAVVTVNPSAPVGPRDIKPTPTGRTVLDAAAGRIPAYVQTGLNIVHVDDVATGHWLAFKHGRVGERYILGGTDMTLCEILGEIARLVGRKPPTLRLPHNLVLPMAYLSEASAWLTGRAPAATVEGVRLSKKMMFFSSAKAARELGYTARPAREALADAVFWFHENGYLGDFPAAKQRKMAV